In one Colletotrichum destructivum chromosome 2, complete sequence genomic region, the following are encoded:
- a CDS encoding Putative bromodomain, histone-fold, Bromodomain-like superfamily, transcriptional activator Spt7 translates to MSLPNGQHAWQPPSIHHQPSSRLFHQLDDGPARNGTPVDHSMTLMPEAQPDIEEERRRALFKDLYHKSEAKISLLFADDGSYNYPAIDALRRPSAPSPSILPPTTDHAPIQEPPLKKAKRVIDEDDYGDDDDEDDDDEENATPNDSNKPASGTAAAGAGSLLSPSKSGSSPVHSVSSPGKHLERLKYADGSQDHTKTSEDARKQLEEARLATEEAARRSFHTIFYTLENDRTAMLEQQQLEESEKQLQAEMENNNNHIAAHGAQAENHGSLSSANLGASSLTLKHLIARIDMKRDQVRASDAELRSLMNEVRKNRSKWASEENVNQEELYEALEKVLTELKAHTEYSTPFLQRVNKRDAPDYYNLIKQPMDMGTMTKKLKSLTYKSKAEFVTDLNLIWDNCLRYNQDMGHPLRRMANGMRKEAEKLIPLIPDLVIRPRAEVEAEERRKQNGGEEDGGDDSDDEPIMSSRGRTAGTKGAKSRKQPADQKEGTPSVDQKPVLQLNGLLAKGREGSEAVDGSGFGTPIAGSATPGGINGHSGIGSNADAMDIDGPTLNGMALGQALNEAAEQAYEDDEYKIWKQVTKKDRALIAKERHMMFKDNKLNSDAPALLRNKAGIRWYLRGQKEAEALGVIGHSQVDSSAVAAKEAAKPAETLAEGMEGEEEKSVPAYYEPLTMIPDIQPKLQWIEDGEGQVINQHEEYLQMIPEGHFVAPKSKLTSKIDNNIRQIQETRKLSSKIGVIKQMQIQTQVYNNQFPKSNYEAFIEQDAEPSFIADAGPVIAPETCRRALQRSVAKILYHTGFEEMQPSAIDALTSIASDYFEKVIKTFNVYREAEKIEAANPRVEDGARFQPRFTPEEVILHTLDENGCDLLSLESYAKDEVDRLSSKLGGIHERMKFHLTELLRPALTQEAGQDGVGAFKDGSEQFVSGDFAEDLGEDFFGFKALGLDKEMGLDMLSVPLHLLQSRVRNQFQMQTQTVGTEVTDLFDSLPPVDPVTTENIHDQIGLVKNFFLAKLHANDDSPLVEDEELPVKQRRPRPRLGASGKIVSPQKRPPKEQIALAKKKKKMELAAQAGDKGVNASPEKKGDTTPAKKAKHANINGAGPNPAAIALPPSMERHESMQSQGNASQTDKDEPMGMMSPESIER, encoded by the exons ATGTCCCTCCCCAACGGCCAACACGCATGGCAGCCGCCCTCCATTCATCATCAACCTTCCAGCCGCCTGTTCCATCAACTTGATGATGGTCCTGCGCGGAACGGAACCCCCGTCGACCACTCCATGACGTTGATGCCTGAGGCACAACCTGATATTGAGGAAGAGCGACGACGCGCCTTGTTCAAGGACCTCTATCACAAGAGCGAGGCAAAGATCTCGTTGCTgttcgccgatgacggtTCCTACAACTACCCGGCCATCGATGCACTGCGCcgcccctccgccccctccccctccatcctACCCCCTACCACCGACCATGCGCCGATCCAGGAGCCTCCATTAAAGAAGGCTAAGCGGGTcatcgacgaagacgactatggcgatgatgacgacgaagacgatgacgatgaagaaaATGCCACGCCGAACGACTCAAACAAGCCTGCGagcggcaccgccgccgctggcgccgGCTCACTGCTCTCCCCCTCCAAGTCCGGCAGTTCGCCCGTGCACTCCGTCAGCTCGCCCGGCAAGCATCTCGAGAGACTCAAATACGCCGACGGGTCCCAGGACCATACAAAGACGAGCGAGGATGCGCGCAAGCAGCTGGAGGAGGCGCGCCTCGCGaccgaggaggcggcgaggcggagctTCCACACTATATTCTACACCCTCGAGAACGATCGGACTGCCAtgctcgagcagcagcagctggaaGAGTCGGAGAAACAGTTGCAGGCTGAGATGGAAAACAACAATAACCACATAGCCGCCCAcggcgcccaggccgagaACCACGGCTCACTCAGCAGCGCCAATCTTGGCGCGTCGAGCCTCACCCTCAAGCACCTAATTGCGAGGATCGACATGAAACGCGACCAGGTTCGCGCttccgacgccgagctgcgATCCCTTATGAACGAAGTGCGCAAAAACCGAAGCAAATGGGCCAGCGAAGAGAACGTCAACCAGGAAGAGCTATACGAGGCCCTTGAGAAGGTCCTGACGGAGCTGAAGGCACACACGGAATACTCTACACCCTTCTTGCAGAGGGTCAACAAGCGCGATGCGCCCGACTACTACAATC TCATCAAGCAGCCTATGGACATGGGCACCATGACGAAGAAGCTCAAGTCCCTTACCTACAAGTCCAAGGCGGAGTTCGTCACCGACTTGAACTTGATATGGGACAACTGTCTGCGATACAACCAAGACATGGGCCACCCTCTCCGTCGCATGGCCAACGGCATGAGAAaagaggccgagaagctcatcCCCCTCATCCCGGACCTCGTCATCCGCCCGCGGGCCGaagtcgaggccgaagaaCGGCGCAAACAGAATGGTGGCgaagaggatggcggcgacgactcGGATGACGAGCCCATAATGTCATCCCGCGGCCGGACCGCCGGCACCAAGGGCGCCAAGTCGCGGAAACAACCTGCGGATCAGAAGGAAGGCACGCCCAGCGTCGATCAGAAGCCGGTCCTGCAGCTCAATGGTCTCTTGGCTAAAGGCCGGGAAGGCTCTGAGGCGGTCGATGGGAGCGGATTCGGGACCCCAATCGCGGGCTCGGCCACCCCCGGTGGCATCAACGGGCATTCCGGCATTGGGAGCAACGCGGACGCCATGGACATTGACGGGCCGACACTGAATGGTATGGCGCTCGGACAAGCCCTCAACGAGGCTGCGGAACAGGCCTATGAGGACGATGAGTACAAAATCTGGAAGCAAGTCACCAAGAAGGACCGCGCACTCATCGCTAAGGAACGCCATATGATGTTCAAGGACAACAAGCTCAACTCCGATGCGCCTGCCCTACTCAGGAACAAGGCCGGAATTCGGTGGTATCTGAGGGGCCAAAAGGAGGCCGAAGCCCTTGGCGTCATCGGTCACTCCCAAGTCGACTCCTCTGCCGTGGCCGCGAAGGAGGCTGCCAAACCAGCCGAGACCCTTGCGGAAGGCatggagggagaagaggagaagagcgTGCCCGCATACTATGAACCTCTGACTATGATCCCCGATATCCAACCTAAGCTCCAGTggatcgaggacggcgagggtcAAGTCATCAATCAGCACGAGGAATATCTCCAAATGATCCCCGAGGGTCACTTTGTGGCGCCCAAGAGCAAGTTGACAAGCAAGATAGACAACAACATTCGGCAAATCCAGGAGACCAGGAAACTATCGAGCAAGATCGGCGTCATCAAACAGATGCAGATCCAGACTCAG GTTTACAACAACCAGTTTCCCAAGTCCAATTACGAGGCGTTCATCGAGCAAGACGCCGAGCCCTCTTTCATTGCCGATGCCGGGCCTGTCATTGCACCGGAGACCTGCCGCCGCGCGTTGCAACGCTCCGTCGCTAAGATCCTCTACCACACCGGTTTTGAGGAAATGCAACCGTCGGCCATTGACGCCTTGACTAGCATCGCGTCCGACTACTTTGAGAAGGTCATCAAAACCTTCAATGTGTACCGCGAGGCAGAGAAGATCGAGGCGGCTAACCCCCgggtcgaagacggcgcccgGTTCCAGCCGCGGTTCACCCCCGAGGAGGTCATCTTGCACACGCTCGATGAGAACGGATGCGACTTACTCAGCCTGGAGTCATACGCCAAGGACGAAGTTGACCGACTCAGCTCGAAGCTCGGGGGTATCCACGAACGTATGAAGTTCCACCTTAccgagctcctccgcccTGCTCTTACGCAGGAAGCCGGTCAAGATGGTGTCGGCGCCTTCAAGGACGGCAGCGAGCAGTTCGTCAGCGGCGACTTTGCCGAAGACCTCGGCGAAGACTTCTTCGGCTTCAAGGCTCTCGGTCTGGACAAGGAGATGGGTCTTGACATGCTCTCGGTCCCTCTTCACTTGCTCCAGTCTCGTGTTCGCAACCAGTTCCAGATGCAGACCCAAACGGTGGGTACCGAAGTCACCGATCTCTTCGACTCGCTGCCACCTGTCGATCCCGTCACCACAGAAAACATCCATGACCAGATCGGCCTGGTCAAGAACTTCTTCCTTGCCAAGCTCCACGCCAATGACGACTCCCCGTTggttgaagacgaagagcTTCCTGTCAAGCAACGACGACCCAGACCCCGCCTTGGTGCCTCTGGAAAGATCGTCTCACCACAGAAGCGGCCGCCCAAGGAGCAAATCGctctggccaagaagaaaaagaagatggAGCTGGCGGCGCAGGCCGGTGACAAGGGCGTCAACGCTTCtccggagaagaagggcgatACCACCccggccaagaaggccaagcacGCCAACATCAACGGTGCGGGCCCCAACCCGGCAGCGATCGCACTGCCTCCCAGCATGGAGCGGCACGAAAGCATGCAGAGCCAAGGCAACGCTAGCCAGACCGATAAGGACGAGCCTATGGGTATGATGAGCCCCGAGAGCATCGAGAGATGA
- a CDS encoding Putative golgi phosphoprotein, which produces MSAPAGGLTRRRGGGGAAAGDGETSNGAPRTNSTNNFKDSAPETSYESGENGHKIAFDPRDISESAERSKQPKLTLMEEVLLLGLKDKQGYLSFWNDNISYALRGCIVIELAFRGRISMQKDASRRRFPLADRVIEVIDETLTGEVLLDEALKMMKQSEKMSVSSWIDLMSGETWNLMKIGYQLKQVRERLAKGLVDKGILRTEKRNFLLFDMATHPVADGGAKEEIRRRVRNVLTQRTVVLPASQFLPENLEFRYVRTIAMVCAAYAANVLENALSTLGHEARERAFAQTDELLADYSQWPFGKKATGNGIGANLPQVIAEEISSGKDKELQLEVVAACLSVFTRLDSLL; this is translated from the exons ATGTCAGCACCGGCAGGAGGTCTTACtagacgccgaggaggcggaggcgccgcggccggcgatggcgagacCAGCAACGGCGCTCCCCGCACCAACTCCACGAACAACTTCAAAGACAGCGCCCCCGAGACGAGCTACGAGAGCGGAGAGAACGGCCACAAGATCGCCTTCGACCCCCGCGACATCAGTGAGAGCGCCGAACGCAGCAAACAGCCCAAGTTGACCTTGATGGAGGAGGTTCTGCTGCTCGGCCTCAAGGACAAGCAG GGCTACCTATCGTTCTGGAACGACAACATCTCATACGCTCTCCGAGGATGCATCGTCATTGAGCTCGCCTTCCGCGGTCGCATCAGCATGCAGAAGGATGCCTCGAGACGGCGCTTCCCCCTCGCAGACCGCGTCATCGAAGTGATCGACGAGACCCTTACAGGCGAAGTGCTACTCGACGAGGCattgaagatgatgaagcaGAGCGAGAAGATGAGCGTCAGCTCCTGGATTGACCTGATGAGCG GAGAAACATGGAACTTGATGAAGATTGGATACCAATTAAAACAGGTTCGCGAGCGCCTGGCCAAGGGTCTCGTCGATAAGGGTATTCTTCGCACCGAGAAGCGCAACTTCCTTCTCTTCGACATGGCGACCCACCCTGTCGCTGACGGAggggccaaggaggagattCGCCGCCGCGTCCGTAACGTTCTGACCCAGCGTACTGTCGTCCTACCCGCGTCCCAGTTCCTGCCCGAGAACCTTGAGTTCCGCTACGTGCGCACCATTGCCATGGTTTGCGCCGCCTACGCCGCCAACGTTCTCGAGAACGCCCTCAGCACCCTCGGCCACGAGGCCCGCGAGCGCGCCTTCGCCCAGAcggacgagctcctcgccgactACAGCCAGTGGCCATTCGGAAAGAAGGCCACCGGcaacggcatcggcgccaACCTTCCCCAAGTCATCGCAGAG GAAATCAGCAgcggcaaggacaaggagctGCAACTCGAAGTTGTCGCCGCCTGTCTGAGCGTCTTCACCCGTCTCGACTCCCTCTTGTAA
- a CDS encoding Putative NADP-dependent oxidoreductase domain-containing protein yields the protein MGVENYLRRSRCFRFSRRPHIMRYLNLHDLSYLLVPTLALFYLLQRNNQAIVPTPEDTLSTPPVSPENLRKMVKTLPFAGIRVPVPGFGAMGITSFMSTRMSAEQAEPVLLKAIELGCTFWDTAVAYDAGLNEKILGDFIRKHNVRDKCGFDVFGDFSVTNSRSHIRSYINGTIERLGFAPDLYYLHRIDPKTPLQESIGTLEELRKEGKTKYIGLSECSAKTLREANSIAKIDAVQSEYSAFETIHETTGLIETAKELNVAFVAFSPLGHGWLVDDFPFQSPDDFAPDDFRRTSPKFQGDNFYKNKAIADEMKRIAAVKGCTLAQLALAWVAAQDMITIPGTTKVIRLEENWASREVELSEDEMLSIRKLVDANKPVGDRFAGRSAAAIGH from the exons ATGGGAGTGGAAAACTATTTAAGGAGGAGCAGATGCTTCCGGTTCTCCAGAAGACCACACATAATGCGATATTTGAATCTACATGACCTCAGTTACCTCCTGGTGCCTACTCTTGCTCTCTTCTATCTTCTACAACGAAACAACCAAGCAATTGTGCCAACACCCGAAGACACTCTTTCTACACCACCTGTCTCACCAGAAAACTTGAGAAAAATGGTCAAGACTCTTCCATTCGCCGGCATTCGCGTCCCGGTCCCGGGCTTTGGCGCGATGGGCATCACTTCGTTCATGAGCACTAGGATGTCCGCCGAGCAGGCAGAGCCGGTGctcctcaaggccatcgagctgggctGCACCTTCTGGGATACTGCT GTCGCATATGACGCGGGTCTGAACGAGAAGATCCTTGGGGACTTCATCCGCAAGCACAACGTCCGCGACAAG TGTGGCTTCGACGTCTTCGGCGACTTCAGCGTCACAAACTCCAGATCTCACATCAGGTCCTACATCAACGGCACCATCGAGAGGCTGGGCTTCGCTCCGGACTTGTACTACTTGCACAGAATCGACCCTA AGACCCCGCTTCAGGAATCCATCGGTACTCTAGAAGAGCTCcgcaaggagggcaagaccAAGTACATTGGTCTCTCAGAGTGCTCAGCCAAGACGCTGCGCGAAGCTAACTCGA TTGCGAAAATCGACGCTGTTCAGTCAGAGTATTCCGCCTTTGAAACAATCCACGAGACTACAGGCCTGatcgagacggccaaggaATTGAACGTCGCCTTTGTGGCATTCAGCCCGCTGGGTCACGGCTGGTTGGTCGATGACTTCCCGTTCCAGAGCCCGGATGACTTTGCGCCCGACGACTTTCGCCGAACGT CCCCCAAATTTCAGGGGGACAATTTTTACAAGAacaaggccatcgcggaCGAAATGAAAAGGATTGCCGCCGTGAAGGGATGTACACTCGCGCAACTAGCGCTGGCTTGGGTCGCGGCCCAAGACATGATTACCATCCCGGGCACCACCAAGGTGATAAGGTTGGAAGAGAATTGGGCGTCTCGGGAAGTGGAACTGTCGGAGGATGAGATGTTGTCGATCCGGAAGCTTGTGGACGCCAACAAGCCGGTGGGCGACAGGTTCGCGGGGCGCAGTGCGGCGGCCATCGGCCACTGA